One region of Brassica napus cultivar Da-Ae chromosome A10, Da-Ae, whole genome shotgun sequence genomic DNA includes:
- the LOC106430543 gene encoding uncharacterized protein At4g00950, with translation MGFTKDQDRFCSTPKLPLFSYPMNMPYETPGLATPPVNIGGSVPFLWEEAPGKPKARSSVRKPPRSKHTGEKRGVVRSLDLPPRLLLPGESCKSFAANEPSPTTVLDGPYDLRRRSLSLPRSAYVVRKLRGVPAPAPAKEKRLFGSSRWGSFGKCKDVSEGIFDFPRFRDGGCDCRRDWTGGGSDFSGDGGTKVKLFRLKRKGNLFNLSHATKSEFWERVYEGFKQAIPWRRKQENL, from the coding sequence ATGGGTTTCACTAAAGATCAAGATCGGTTCTGTTCCACGCCTAAGCTTCCTCTGTTTTCATATCCAATGAACATGCCATATGAAACTCCGGGACTAGCTACACCGCCCGTTAACATCGGCGGATCTGTTCCTTTTCTTTGGGAAGAAGCTCCGGGAAAGCCAAAGGCTCGTTCTTCCGTTAGAAAACCGCCGAGGTCGAAACATACCGGAGAAAAAAGAGGAGTCGTGAGAAGCTTGGACCTTCCTCCGAGACTGCTTTTGCCCGGGGAGTCTTGTAAATCGTTTGCGGCAAACGAGCCTTCTCCGACAACTGTTCTCGACGGTCCGTACGATTTGCGTCGACGTTCGCTGTCGCTTCCGAGATCGGCGTATGTAGTCAGGAAGCTGAGAGGTGTTCCGGCACCGGCGCCGGCGAAGGAGAAGAGGTTGTTTGGGTCGAGTAGATGGGGAAGTTTCGGGAAATGTAAAGATGTCTCTGAGGGTATATTTGACTTTCCACGTTTTAGAGACGGCGGCTGTGATTGCCGGAGGGATTGGACCGGAGGAGGAAGTGACTTCTCCGGCGACGGCGGCACAAAAGTGAAACTTTTTAGACTAAAAAGGAAAGGAAACCTTTTTAACCTCTCTCATGCAACAAAGTCGGAGTTCTGG